One genomic region from Clostridiaceae bacterium encodes:
- a CDS encoding DEAD/DEAH box helicase family protein, translating to MRDTLFPFQEDALEELKSKIAKAHLLMDDGDPQVISFSAPTGSGKTIVMTSLFEDIFFGSANFESQPDAVIIWLSDMPELNEQTRLKIESKSDKIRVRQLITIDSNYDAKYFEGGNIYFLNTQKLGADKLLTQKSDARQYTIWETLTNTAKAIPKSFYVVIDEAHRGMYSSPRAESTAQSIMQKFLLGSAEDGLCQMPLVIGITATPQRFQKLLADTSSTVHKVIVRPEDVRESGLLKDRVIIHYPDIAINADMTMFKSAVENWMQKKEHWKNYCEQENEKLVKPILVVQVEDGNDSTYTRTDMQACLEMLEETLGRKLIDGEVVHTFNDQNTINLCGINIPRVEASRIEENEEINIVFFKMNLSTGWDCPRAEVMMSFRSAQDYTYIAQLLGRMVRTPLARRIQSNAELNNVSLFLPYYDEETVSSVIEALNKSEDIVPAETGTSKELVSLKRNPDFADVFSSMNNLITYKIDAARKQQPLKRLSALSRALTQDAIDIDTQRNVQNAIVEKMDEEIARLKSDGAYDKKAKSITGFDMKALTFDFGENAYVMESANKYIVTEFDINNLFNRAGKILGDGLHMAYWIKHRTRDHVEVKVEVIVMVNDVEAMKRLNEFAENEFDKLYEANKRAISQLKEARRSVYDKLLFSSEKPVAVPWQLPNVIDFSLSADAATYEKHLFVDDNGQFKINLNTWESEVLSEELARGAVAWLRNLDRKSWSLEVPYEKAGVVAPMYPDLIVVRKDEHGYVFDILEPHDPSRSDNCEKAKGLAKFAENHWASFGRIQLIRKIKGPDGVYHYYRLDMSKASTRNKVRAITDNHALDELFKTDAVLQ from the coding sequence ATGCGTGACACACTTTTTCCTTTCCAGGAGGACGCTCTTGAAGAATTAAAGTCAAAAATAGCTAAAGCACACTTATTGATGGATGATGGCGATCCTCAAGTGATTTCTTTTTCTGCACCGACCGGTTCAGGTAAGACAATCGTCATGACTTCCCTATTTGAAGATATTTTCTTTGGTTCTGCAAACTTTGAAAGTCAGCCTGACGCTGTAATCATATGGCTGTCAGATATGCCTGAATTGAATGAACAGACACGACTTAAAATAGAGAGCAAATCGGATAAAATCAGAGTGAGGCAGCTTATCACAATTGATTCAAATTACGATGCGAAATATTTTGAAGGTGGAAATATCTATTTCCTGAATACGCAAAAGCTCGGCGCCGATAAATTGCTGACACAGAAGTCCGATGCCCGCCAATATACCATTTGGGAGACACTGACCAATACGGCTAAGGCCATTCCCAAAAGCTTTTATGTTGTTATTGATGAAGCCCATAGGGGAATGTACTCAAGTCCTCGGGCTGAAAGCACAGCACAATCCATCATGCAGAAATTTTTATTAGGCAGTGCGGAAGACGGGCTTTGCCAAATGCCGCTGGTTATTGGCATCACTGCTACGCCACAGCGTTTCCAAAAGCTTTTAGCGGACACATCCTCCACAGTTCATAAAGTTATTGTCAGACCCGAAGATGTCCGCGAATCCGGTCTGCTTAAAGACAGGGTCATCATCCATTATCCAGATATTGCGATAAATGCGGATATGACTATGTTTAAAAGCGCAGTAGAAAATTGGATGCAAAAGAAAGAACATTGGAAAAATTACTGCGAGCAGGAAAATGAAAAGCTTGTTAAACCCATTTTAGTAGTTCAAGTTGAGGACGGGAATGACAGTACATATACCAGAACTGATATGCAAGCCTGCTTAGAAATGCTTGAAGAAACACTGGGAAGAAAACTGATTGATGGTGAAGTCGTTCATACCTTCAACGATCAAAACACCATAAATCTTTGCGGGATCAACATTCCACGTGTAGAGGCCTCCCGGATAGAGGAAAATGAAGAAATCAATATTGTTTTCTTCAAGATGAACCTGTCAACAGGATGGGACTGCCCTCGCGCCGAAGTGATGATGTCCTTCCGGAGCGCTCAGGATTACACATATATTGCTCAGCTTTTGGGTAGAATGGTGAGGACGCCGCTGGCAAGAAGGATACAATCTAATGCGGAGCTCAACAATGTTAGCCTGTTTCTGCCCTATTACGATGAGGAAACGGTTTCATCTGTCATCGAAGCCCTAAACAAAAGCGAAGATATTGTACCAGCCGAAACGGGTACTTCAAAAGAGCTTGTTTCCTTAAAGCGAAATCCTGATTTTGCAGATGTTTTTTCTTCGATGAATAATCTGATTACATATAAGATAGATGCCGCAAGGAAGCAGCAACCATTAAAGCGCCTGTCTGCATTGTCTCGTGCTCTTACACAGGATGCAATTGATATTGACACCCAGCGCAATGTTCAAAATGCTATTGTTGAAAAAATGGATGAGGAAATAGCTCGACTCAAATCTGATGGAGCCTATGACAAAAAGGCAAAATCAATAACCGGATTTGACATGAAAGCTTTGACATTTGATTTTGGTGAAAACGCCTATGTTATGGAATCAGCAAACAAGTATATTGTTACAGAATTCGACATTAACAATTTGTTTAACCGCGCCGGGAAAATCCTTGGCGATGGGCTTCATATGGCATATTGGATAAAGCATAGAACAAGAGACCATGTTGAGGTTAAAGTAGAAGTAATAGTCATGGTGAATGATGTTGAAGCAATGAAAAGGCTCAATGAATTTGCTGAAAATGAATTTGACAAATTATACGAAGCAAATAAGAGAGCTATTTCCCAGCTTAAGGAAGCCCGCAGAAGTGTATATGACAAGCTCCTTTTCTCGTCTGAAAAACCTGTTGCTGTTCCTTGGCAGCTCCCTAATGTTATAGATTTTTCATTGTCGGCAGATGCAGCTACTTACGAAAAGCACCTATTTGTTGATGACAACGGCCAATTTAAAATAAACTTAAACACTTGGGAAAGCGAAGTATTATCTGAAGAATTGGCCCGGGGGGCTGTTGCCTGGTTAAGAAATCTTGACCGGAAATCATGGTCCCTTGAAGTTCCTTACGAAAAGGCCGGTGTAGTTGCGCCTATGTACCCTGATCTAATTGTGGTTAGAAAAGACGAACATGGATATGTTTTTGATATTCTTGAGCCGCATGACCCAAGCCGAAGTGATAATTGTGAAAAAGCAAAAGGACTTGCAAAATTCGCAGAAAATCACTGGGCATCATTCGGAAGGATACAGCTTATAAGAAAAATTAAGGGGCCTGATGGAGTATATCATTATTATAGGCTTGATATGTCTAAAGCTTCTACAAGAAATAAGGTACGTGCCATAACCGACAACCATGCTTTAGATGAATTGTTCAAGACCGATGCTGTTTTACAATAA
- a CDS encoding helix-turn-helix transcriptional regulator: MAVSYKKLWKLLIDKDMKKKDLREAAGISTASMAKLGKNENVNTDILVKICKALNCDISDIMEIVNDQ, from the coding sequence ATGGCCGTTAGTTATAAAAAACTCTGGAAATTGTTAATTGATAAAGATATGAAAAAGAAAGATCTGCGTGAAGCTGCTGGTATTAGTACGGCCTCTATGGCTAAGCTTGGTAAAAACGAAAATGTCAATACCGATATTCTTGTTAAAATATGTAAAGCCCTTAATTGTGATATCTCGGATATTATGGAGATTGTAAATGACCAATAA
- a CDS encoding response regulator transcription factor, producing the protein MLPVKVVMADDEHGVMLLLCSILSKLEGALVIGTADNAKDAITLVREHNPDLVFLDIEIPDMKGIELAERLREIKPDLAIVFITAHQKYSLDAFKLYASDYILKSIDEERVKSTFRRIYKMLEISKKSNASSYTETSRISINLGDERVFIKPNEIFYIERSGRHTLISCTNGKYKTRQTLQELEKHLGKMFFRSHKSFIINTDRIEKIVSFPNLSYYEVKFNNCNDKALLSRDHMSELMKYSDYNV; encoded by the coding sequence TTGTTACCGGTTAAAGTTGTAATGGCTGATGATGAACATGGAGTAATGCTGTTACTCTGCTCGATTCTTAGTAAACTTGAAGGGGCTCTGGTTATAGGAACAGCAGATAATGCTAAAGATGCAATAACACTTGTAAGAGAGCATAACCCGGATTTAGTTTTTCTGGATATTGAGATTCCTGATATGAAAGGAATAGAGTTAGCTGAGAGGCTGAGAGAAATAAAGCCGGATTTAGCAATAGTATTTATAACCGCACATCAGAAATACTCTCTTGATGCATTCAAACTGTATGCTTCTGATTACATATTAAAGTCGATTGATGAAGAAAGAGTAAAATCTACTTTCCGGCGTATCTATAAGATGCTAGAGATATCAAAAAAGAGTAATGCTTCTTCATATACGGAGACAAGCAGAATTTCAATTAACCTAGGCGATGAACGAGTCTTTATAAAACCGAATGAAATTTTTTATATAGAAAGGTCTGGACGTCACACCCTTATTTCCTGTACCAATGGGAAATATAAAACCCGGCAAACCCTGCAGGAACTGGAGAAGCACTTAGGGAAGATGTTTTTCCGCTCCCATAAATCTTTCATTATAAACACTGATCGGATTGAAAAGATAGTCTCTTTTCCCAATTTATCGTATTATGAGGTAAAATTTAATAATTGTAATGACAAGGCTTTACTTAGCCGTGATCACATGTCTGAGCTTATGAAGTATTCAGACTATAATGTATAG